One Hippoglossus hippoglossus isolate fHipHip1 chromosome 5, fHipHip1.pri, whole genome shotgun sequence genomic window carries:
- the rpl22 gene encoding 60S ribosomal protein L22 has protein sequence MAPPKRQVVKKQGGKRKKQILKFTLDCTHPVEDGIMDAANFEQYLQERIKVNGKAGNLGGGVVSIERSKSKIAVNSEVPFSKRYLKYLTKKYLKKNNLRDWLRVVANTKESYELRYFQINQDEEEEEEED, from the exons ATGGCCCCGCCG AAAAGACAGGTGGTCAAGAAACAGggtggaaagaggaagaagcagatCCTGAAGTTCACCCTGGACTGCACTCACCCTGTGGAAGATGGCATCATGGACGCTGCCAACTTT GAGCAGTACCTGCAGGAGCGCATCAAGGTGAACGGCAAAGCTGGAAACCTTGGAGGTGGAGTGGTTTCCATCGAGAGGAGCAAGAGCAAAATTGCTGTGAACTCTGAAGTTCCCTTCTCTAAGAG GTACTTGAAATATCTGACCAAGAAGTATCTGAAAAAGAACAACCTCAGGGACTGGTTGAGAGTCGTGGCCAACACCAAGGAGAGCTACGAGCTGCGCTACTTCCAGATCAaccaggatgaagaggaggaggaagaggaagattaA